The nucleotide sequence GGCCGCCTGAACGGCGCGTTCGGCGTCGATCAGCTGGGCCACCGTGAGGTCGAAGCGTGCCTGTGCCTCCTGGACATCGGTGATCGCGGACAAGCCAACCTCGAACCGCTCTTTTGCCTGCTCGAGCTGGCGCCCCACCGCTTCGTTTTCGGCTGTCGCCGAACGCAGGGTGTCATTGGCGGACAGCACGCCGAAGTACGCCTGAGCGACACGCAGGGCGAGATCCTGACGGGCTGCCAGGTACTGGCTGTCGGCCAGCGCGACCTGCTGGCTGGCCTGGTCAAGTTGCTGAAAGGCACTCCAGTCAAACAAGGCCTGGTTGAGGGTGACGTCGAGACTGCGGTTGGTGCCGTCGCGCGTCTGCGGGGGCTGGCCCTGCAACTCGGTTTCGGAATCGGTATAGGCGTAGCCATAGCCCGCCGAAAGTTGCGGCAGCAGGGCGGCACGTGCCTGCGGATAAGCCTGGGCAGCCGCGTCGCGTGCGTGCCCGGCAGCCTGCAGGGTGGCATCCTGGGTCAGCGCCCGGTCATACACCGTGAGCAGTTCATTGGCGCCGGCGACGGCCGGCAGGTAGCAGAGCGCAATCAGGAAACGGGAGGCAGCGTGCATAAGCCCTCTCGGCGTGAAATGGGGTCAGTAACGCGGGATCGACGGGTCCACCTCGATGGACCAGCGGTCGATGCCGCCCGGGATATTGAAGACCGTCGGAAAGCCGGCACGTTCCAGAAATGCCGCAACCTGCGCACTGCGCATGCCGTGATGGCAGAGCACGGCGATCGGCAGGTCGCGGGGGAGTTCGTTGGTCCGCGCCGGTATCTCCCCCATCGGG is from Flagellatimonas centrodinii and encodes:
- a CDS encoding rhodanese-like domain-containing protein, with product MPDCSPADAARGLNAATLVVLDVREPDECAVATIQGTLCIPMGEIPARTNELPRDLPIAVLCHHGMRSAQVAAFLERAGFPTVFNIPGGIDRWSIEVDPSIPRY